Proteins from one Plodia interpunctella isolate USDA-ARS_2022_Savannah chromosome 3, ilPloInte3.2, whole genome shotgun sequence genomic window:
- the IA-2 gene encoding receptor-type tyrosine-protein phosphatase N2 isoform X9 — protein sequence MCRLWRRQALWALALFSSLAPAHADGNIGCLFSASLCVEGVEWCYDDFAFGKCILIYDEEQEDGALYKYDMSTDQLQWFEDELQRLASRGYRWEHAYTQCELQAMLYALRQGLDRNEVNTKICEQFVDPKLTSDSVVDEDQNLEIEPDETAFVRFTPNSAKEDSDFANEVYSPPFTPDDDPTPYLIPKDLPITDDETPSDKLRDLLMMSDDSPVIVPFEGFRERIQAEKDLNNDDTGPSVLIDKQKKSLPDDNQISLDRNIYPEVDGLGVRFRKFKTKAPPYTAEYLMGNRFSPLDAEVRSNALEKYKQSFAEKNFPFEYEDSDIQEPRIYINEDGVDEIPFDTGSGEHDPYHIQAHGSPEAHKAEHDGGHDHNDYDYDPSYAYVLFKNRFLTDWEKGITFIARLEEMLGLEKNTFTNPRVDPGEVTFKVEKNSKGYDAVDVARRVDVIKEDLRRETGAQVLSTGVGDRKHFQSKRPVIRHMGASDNLFFGLELPVLLALVGSLTVLIVGAVVFAVLVKRDMNSKRKMQGLSSAADVDAEATRDYQELCRARMSGKWPGQQTAAAPPHPSEPPQRITSLSREPDANSPSTRSSTSSWSEEPALTNMDISTGHMVLAYMEDHLRNKDRLEQEWRALCAYEAEPCATTAALKQDNTGKNRYADVLPYDHSRVSLNTLSNHLGSDYINASTITDHDPRNPAYIAAAGPLAHTAPDFWQMVWEQGSVVMVMLTRLNENGQQLCHRYWPEEGSELYHIYEVHLVSEHIWCDDYLVRSFYLKNQRTGETRTVTQFHFLSWPENGVPASTKALLEFRRKVNKSYRGRSCPIVVHCSDGAGRTGTYCLIDMVLNRMAKGAKEIDIAATLEHIRDQRPRTVATKQQFEFVLMAVAEEVHAILKALPAHLQQLQEKRDKEKEKEKEKEKDGNDKEKPNN from the exons GTTGCTTATTCAGCGCATCCTTATGTGTAGAGGGCGTGGAATGGTGCTACGacg ATTTCGCTTTTGGGAAGTGTATTTTAATCTACGATGAAGAACAGGAGGATGGCGCCCTCTACAA ATACGACATGAGCACAGATCAACTGCAATGGTTTGAAGACGAGCTACAACGATTGGCTTCCCGTGGTTATCGCTGGGAGCATGCGTACACGCAGTGCGAGCTGCAAGCCATGCTTTACGCGCTGAGACAAGGGTT AGATCGGAATGAGGTGAATACTAAAATTTGTGAACAATTCGTTGATCCGAAACTTACTTCAGATTCCGTTGTAGACGAAGATCAAAACTTGGAG ATTGAACCAGATGAAACAGCATTTGTAAGATTCACTCCAAATTCAGCAAAAGAAGACTCTGATTTCGCCAATGAAGTTTATAGTCCACCTTTTACACCTGATGACGACCCTACGCCATATCTTATACCAAAAG ATTTACCCATCACTGACGACGAAACACCAAGTGATAAGTTACGTGATTTACTAATGATGAGTGACGATTCACCTGTAATTGTACCCTTTGAAGGGTTTAGAGAAAGAATTCAAGCTGAAAAGGATTTAAACAATGATGATACCGGTCCATCCGTATTGATtgacaaacagaaaaaatcaCTTCCTGATGATAATCAAATCTCTCTTGATCGTAATATCTATCCTGAAGTAGACGGTTTAGGCGTCCGTTTTCGTAAATTCAAGACCAAGGCACCCCCTTACACAGCTGAGTACCTAATGGGCAACCGATTTTCTCCACTGGATGCTGAAGTACGTTCAAATGCTTTAGAAAAGTATAAACAAAGTTTTGCGGAGAAAAATTTCCCGTTTGAATATGAAGACAGTGATATCCAAGAACCAaggatttatataaatgaagacGGTGTGGATGAGATACCTTTCGATACTGGCAGTGGAGAACATGATCCTTATCATATAcaag CACACGGATCGCCAGAAGCACATAAAGCGGAGCACGATGGAGGCCATGACCATAATGATTACGATTACGACCCTTCGTACGCGTACGTCCTTTTcaaaaatag GTTCCTTACCGACTGGGAGAAGGGTATAACTTTCATTGCGAGACTCGAAGAAATGCTTGGATTAGAAAAGAATACTTTCACAAACCCTCG TGTTGACCCAGGTGAAGTGACTTTCAAAGTGGAGAAGAATAGCAAAGGATACGACGCAGTAGATGTCGCTCGTCGAGTTG ATGTCATCAAAGAAGACTTGCGACGTGAGACAGGAGCACAGGTCCTGTCAACCGGCGTGGGAGATCGG AAACATTTTCAGAGCAAACGCCCCGTAATCCGCCACATGGGTGCATCCGACAATCTGTTCTTTGGCCTGGAACTGCCTGTTCTTCTTGCTCTGGTGGGAAGTCTGACGGTCCTGATTGTCGGAGCTGTGGTGTTCGCGGTGTTGGTGAAGAGAGACATGAACTCGAAGAGGAAGATGCAGGGTCTGTCCTCAGCAGCCGATGTGGATGCAGAAGCCACGAGGGATTATCAG GAGTTGTGTCGAGCCCGCATGTCGGGCAAGTGGCCTGGGCAGCAGACCGCCGCCGCGCCCCCGCACCCCTCGGAGCCCCCTCAGAGGATCACCTCTCTGTCCCGCGAGCCCGATGCCAACTCGCCTTCCACACGATCCAGTACATCTTCATG GAGTGAAGAACCTGCGCTAACTAACATGGATATTTCTACTGGACACATGGTTTTg GCTTACATGGAAGACCACCTGCGCAACAAGGACCGTCTCGAGCAAGAATGGCGTGCGCTCTGCGCGTACGAAGCGGAGCCCTGCGCCACCACCGCAGCCCTGAAACAGGATAATACCGGAAAGAATCGCTACGCTGATGTGTTGCCCTACGACCACTCTAGAGTCTCTCTGAATACCCTGTCCAATCATCTCGGATCTGATTACATCAATGCTTCAACCATA ACGGACCACGACCCTCGTAACCCCGCGTACATCGCAGCCGCTGGGCCGCTGGCCCACACAGCCCCCGACTTCTGGCAGATGGTCTGGGAGCAGGGCAGTGTGGTCATGGTCATGCTGACCAGGCTTAACGAGAACGGGCAGCAGCTGTGCCATCGCTACTGGCCTGAGGAGGGCTCCGAACTCTATCACATCTACGAG GTTCACTTGGTGAGCGAGCATATCTGGTGCGACGACTACCTGGTGCGCTCCTTCTACCTCAAGAACCAACGCACCGGCGAGACCCGCACCGTCACGCAGTTCCACTTCCTCTCCTGGCCTGAGAACGGAGTACCGGCATCCACTAAGGCGCTGTTGGAATTCCGAAG GAAAGTGAATAAATCCTACAGAGGACGGTCCTGCCCAATCGTTGTCCATTGCAG TGATGGAGCAGGCCGAACTGGAACATATTGCCTAATTGACATGGTCCTAAATCGTATGGCTAAAGGCGCTAAGGAGATTGACATCGCAGCCACCCTGGAGCACATCAGAGACCAGCGACCGCGCACTGTCGCCACCAAACAACAGTTCGAATTTGTTCTAATGGCCGTGGCTGAGGAG GTTCATGCCATACTGAAAGCGTTGCCCGCACACCTACAACAACTCCAAGAGAAGAGGGACAAGGAGAAAGAgaaggaaaaagaaaaagagaaGGACGGCAACGACAAGGAGAAACCCAACAATTAA
- the IA-2 gene encoding receptor-type tyrosine-protein phosphatase N2 isoform X6, with protein MCRLWRRQALWALALFSSLAPAHADGNIGCLFSASLCVEGVEWCYDDFAFGKCILIYDEEQEDGALYKYDMSTDQLQWFEDELQRLASRGYRWEHAYTQCELQAMLYALRQGLDRNEVNTKICEQFVDPKLTSDSVVDEDQNLEIEPDETAFVRFTPNSAKEDSDFANEVYSPPFTPDDDPTPYLIPKDLPITDDETPSDKLRDLLMMSDDSPVIVPFEGFRERIQAEKDLNNDDTGPSVLIDKQKKSLPDDNQISLDRNIYPEVDGLGVRFRKFKTKAPPYTAEYLMGNRFSPLDAEVRSNALEKYKQSFAEKNFPFEYEDSDIQEPRIYINEDGVDEIPFDTGSGEHDPYHIQGENSNFYSEDIQDFLNNEWGFMRRERDDVKKPGPRLDAKTLKILYHNKSVTAHGSPEAHKAEHDGGHDHNDYDYDPSYAYVLFKNRFLTDWEKGITFIARLEEMLGLEKNTFTNPRVDPGEVTFKVEKNSKGYDAVDVARRVDVIKEDLRRETGAQVLSTGVGDRKHFQSKRPVIRHMGASDNLFFGLELPVLLALVGSLTVLIVGAVVFAVLVKRDMNSKRKMQGLSSAADVDAEATRDYQELCRARMSGKWPGQQTAAAPPHPSEPPQRITSLSREPDANSPSTRSSTSSWSEEPALTNMDISTGHMVLAYMEDHLRNKDRLEQEWRALCAYEAEPCATTAALKQDNTGKNRYADVLPYDHSRVSLNTLSNHLGSDYINASTITDHDPRNPAYIAAAGPLAHTAPDFWQMVWEQGSVVMVMLTRLNENGQQLCHRYWPEEGSELYHIYEVHLVSEHIWCDDYLVRSFYLKNQRTGETRTVTQFHFLSWPENGVPASTKALLEFRRKVNKSYRGRSCPIVVHCSDGAGRTGTYCLIDMVLNRMAKGAKEIDIAATLEHIRDQRPRTVATKQQFEFVLMAVAEEVHAILKALPAHLQQLQEKRDKEKEKEKEKEKDGNDKEKPNN; from the exons GTTGCTTATTCAGCGCATCCTTATGTGTAGAGGGCGTGGAATGGTGCTACGacg ATTTCGCTTTTGGGAAGTGTATTTTAATCTACGATGAAGAACAGGAGGATGGCGCCCTCTACAA ATACGACATGAGCACAGATCAACTGCAATGGTTTGAAGACGAGCTACAACGATTGGCTTCCCGTGGTTATCGCTGGGAGCATGCGTACACGCAGTGCGAGCTGCAAGCCATGCTTTACGCGCTGAGACAAGGGTT AGATCGGAATGAGGTGAATACTAAAATTTGTGAACAATTCGTTGATCCGAAACTTACTTCAGATTCCGTTGTAGACGAAGATCAAAACTTGGAG ATTGAACCAGATGAAACAGCATTTGTAAGATTCACTCCAAATTCAGCAAAAGAAGACTCTGATTTCGCCAATGAAGTTTATAGTCCACCTTTTACACCTGATGACGACCCTACGCCATATCTTATACCAAAAG ATTTACCCATCACTGACGACGAAACACCAAGTGATAAGTTACGTGATTTACTAATGATGAGTGACGATTCACCTGTAATTGTACCCTTTGAAGGGTTTAGAGAAAGAATTCAAGCTGAAAAGGATTTAAACAATGATGATACCGGTCCATCCGTATTGATtgacaaacagaaaaaatcaCTTCCTGATGATAATCAAATCTCTCTTGATCGTAATATCTATCCTGAAGTAGACGGTTTAGGCGTCCGTTTTCGTAAATTCAAGACCAAGGCACCCCCTTACACAGCTGAGTACCTAATGGGCAACCGATTTTCTCCACTGGATGCTGAAGTACGTTCAAATGCTTTAGAAAAGTATAAACAAAGTTTTGCGGAGAAAAATTTCCCGTTTGAATATGAAGACAGTGATATCCAAGAACCAaggatttatataaatgaagacGGTGTGGATGAGATACCTTTCGATACTGGCAGTGGAGAACATGATCCTTATCATATAcaag GTGAAAATTCCAATTTTTATTCCGAGGATATTCAAGATTTTCTTAATAATGAGTGGGGCTTTATGCGTAGGGAAAGAGACGATGTTAAAAAGCCCGGGCCGCGCCTGGACGCTAAAACGTTAAAGATTTTATACCACAATAAATCAGTGACAG CACACGGATCGCCAGAAGCACATAAAGCGGAGCACGATGGAGGCCATGACCATAATGATTACGATTACGACCCTTCGTACGCGTACGTCCTTTTcaaaaatag GTTCCTTACCGACTGGGAGAAGGGTATAACTTTCATTGCGAGACTCGAAGAAATGCTTGGATTAGAAAAGAATACTTTCACAAACCCTCG TGTTGACCCAGGTGAAGTGACTTTCAAAGTGGAGAAGAATAGCAAAGGATACGACGCAGTAGATGTCGCTCGTCGAGTTG ATGTCATCAAAGAAGACTTGCGACGTGAGACAGGAGCACAGGTCCTGTCAACCGGCGTGGGAGATCGG AAACATTTTCAGAGCAAACGCCCCGTAATCCGCCACATGGGTGCATCCGACAATCTGTTCTTTGGCCTGGAACTGCCTGTTCTTCTTGCTCTGGTGGGAAGTCTGACGGTCCTGATTGTCGGAGCTGTGGTGTTCGCGGTGTTGGTGAAGAGAGACATGAACTCGAAGAGGAAGATGCAGGGTCTGTCCTCAGCAGCCGATGTGGATGCAGAAGCCACGAGGGATTATCAG GAGTTGTGTCGAGCCCGCATGTCGGGCAAGTGGCCTGGGCAGCAGACCGCCGCCGCGCCCCCGCACCCCTCGGAGCCCCCTCAGAGGATCACCTCTCTGTCCCGCGAGCCCGATGCCAACTCGCCTTCCACACGATCCAGTACATCTTCATG GAGTGAAGAACCTGCGCTAACTAACATGGATATTTCTACTGGACACATGGTTTTg GCTTACATGGAAGACCACCTGCGCAACAAGGACCGTCTCGAGCAAGAATGGCGTGCGCTCTGCGCGTACGAAGCGGAGCCCTGCGCCACCACCGCAGCCCTGAAACAGGATAATACCGGAAAGAATCGCTACGCTGATGTGTTGCCCTACGACCACTCTAGAGTCTCTCTGAATACCCTGTCCAATCATCTCGGATCTGATTACATCAATGCTTCAACCATA ACGGACCACGACCCTCGTAACCCCGCGTACATCGCAGCCGCTGGGCCGCTGGCCCACACAGCCCCCGACTTCTGGCAGATGGTCTGGGAGCAGGGCAGTGTGGTCATGGTCATGCTGACCAGGCTTAACGAGAACGGGCAGCAGCTGTGCCATCGCTACTGGCCTGAGGAGGGCTCCGAACTCTATCACATCTACGAG GTTCACTTGGTGAGCGAGCATATCTGGTGCGACGACTACCTGGTGCGCTCCTTCTACCTCAAGAACCAACGCACCGGCGAGACCCGCACCGTCACGCAGTTCCACTTCCTCTCCTGGCCTGAGAACGGAGTACCGGCATCCACTAAGGCGCTGTTGGAATTCCGAAG GAAAGTGAATAAATCCTACAGAGGACGGTCCTGCCCAATCGTTGTCCATTGCAG TGATGGAGCAGGCCGAACTGGAACATATTGCCTAATTGACATGGTCCTAAATCGTATGGCTAAAGGCGCTAAGGAGATTGACATCGCAGCCACCCTGGAGCACATCAGAGACCAGCGACCGCGCACTGTCGCCACCAAACAACAGTTCGAATTTGTTCTAATGGCCGTGGCTGAGGAG GTTCATGCCATACTGAAAGCGTTGCCCGCACACCTACAACAACTCCAAGAGAAGAGGGACAAGGAGAAAGAgaaggaaaaagaaaaagagaaGGACGGCAACGACAAGGAGAAACCCAACAATTAA
- the IA-2 gene encoding receptor-type tyrosine-protein phosphatase N2 isoform X8: protein MCRLWRRQALWALALFSSLAPAHADGNIGCLFSASLCVEGVEWCYDDFAFGKCILIYDEEQEDGALYKYDMSTDQLQWFEDELQRLASRGYRWEHAYTQCELQAMLYALRQGLDRNEVNTKICEQFVDPKLTSDSVVDEDQNLEIEPDETAFVRFTPNSAKEDSDFANEVYSPPFTPDDDPTPYLIPKDLPITDDETPSDKLRDLLMMSDDSPVIVPFEGFRERIQAEKDLNNDDTGPSVLIDKQKKSLPDDNQISLDRNIYPEVDGLGVRFRKFKTKAPPYTAEYLMGNRFSPLDAEVRSNALEKYKQSFAEKNFPFEYEDSDIQEPRIYINEDGVDEIPFDTGSGEHDPYHIQDNNMNSMPSKPSKNMEYLLNYWREVVNSKLKPHGALYAEGGPLKADEIQGESAHGSPEAHKAEHDGGHDHNDYDYDPSYAYVLFKNSVDPGEVTFKVEKNSKGYDAVDVARRVDVIKEDLRRETGAQVLSTGVGDRKHFQSKRPVIRHMGASDNLFFGLELPVLLALVGSLTVLIVGAVVFAVLVKRDMNSKRKMQGLSSAADVDAEATRDYQELCRARMSGKWPGQQTAAAPPHPSEPPQRITSLSREPDANSPSTRSSTSSWSEEPALTNMDISTGHMVLAYMEDHLRNKDRLEQEWRALCAYEAEPCATTAALKQDNTGKNRYADVLPYDHSRVSLNTLSNHLGSDYINASTITDHDPRNPAYIAAAGPLAHTAPDFWQMVWEQGSVVMVMLTRLNENGQQLCHRYWPEEGSELYHIYEVHLVSEHIWCDDYLVRSFYLKNQRTGETRTVTQFHFLSWPENGVPASTKALLEFRRKVNKSYRGRSCPIVVHCSDGAGRTGTYCLIDMVLNRMAKGAKEIDIAATLEHIRDQRPRTVATKQQFEFVLMAVAEEVHAILKALPAHLQQLQEKRDKEKEKEKEKEKDGNDKEKPNN from the exons GTTGCTTATTCAGCGCATCCTTATGTGTAGAGGGCGTGGAATGGTGCTACGacg ATTTCGCTTTTGGGAAGTGTATTTTAATCTACGATGAAGAACAGGAGGATGGCGCCCTCTACAA ATACGACATGAGCACAGATCAACTGCAATGGTTTGAAGACGAGCTACAACGATTGGCTTCCCGTGGTTATCGCTGGGAGCATGCGTACACGCAGTGCGAGCTGCAAGCCATGCTTTACGCGCTGAGACAAGGGTT AGATCGGAATGAGGTGAATACTAAAATTTGTGAACAATTCGTTGATCCGAAACTTACTTCAGATTCCGTTGTAGACGAAGATCAAAACTTGGAG ATTGAACCAGATGAAACAGCATTTGTAAGATTCACTCCAAATTCAGCAAAAGAAGACTCTGATTTCGCCAATGAAGTTTATAGTCCACCTTTTACACCTGATGACGACCCTACGCCATATCTTATACCAAAAG ATTTACCCATCACTGACGACGAAACACCAAGTGATAAGTTACGTGATTTACTAATGATGAGTGACGATTCACCTGTAATTGTACCCTTTGAAGGGTTTAGAGAAAGAATTCAAGCTGAAAAGGATTTAAACAATGATGATACCGGTCCATCCGTATTGATtgacaaacagaaaaaatcaCTTCCTGATGATAATCAAATCTCTCTTGATCGTAATATCTATCCTGAAGTAGACGGTTTAGGCGTCCGTTTTCGTAAATTCAAGACCAAGGCACCCCCTTACACAGCTGAGTACCTAATGGGCAACCGATTTTCTCCACTGGATGCTGAAGTACGTTCAAATGCTTTAGAAAAGTATAAACAAAGTTTTGCGGAGAAAAATTTCCCGTTTGAATATGAAGACAGTGATATCCAAGAACCAaggatttatataaatgaagacGGTGTGGATGAGATACCTTTCGATACTGGCAGTGGAGAACATGATCCTTATCATATAcaag ATAACAACATGAATAGTATGCCATCAAAACCATCAAAGAATATGGAATATCTTTTGAACTATTGGCGGGAAGTAGtgaattctaaattaaaaccaCATGGTGCTCTCTACGCGGAGGGAGGCCCGCTGAAAGCCGATGAGATACAGGGCGAGTCAG CACACGGATCGCCAGAAGCACATAAAGCGGAGCACGATGGAGGCCATGACCATAATGATTACGATTACGACCCTTCGTACGCGTACGTCCTTTTcaaaaatag TGTTGACCCAGGTGAAGTGACTTTCAAAGTGGAGAAGAATAGCAAAGGATACGACGCAGTAGATGTCGCTCGTCGAGTTG ATGTCATCAAAGAAGACTTGCGACGTGAGACAGGAGCACAGGTCCTGTCAACCGGCGTGGGAGATCGG AAACATTTTCAGAGCAAACGCCCCGTAATCCGCCACATGGGTGCATCCGACAATCTGTTCTTTGGCCTGGAACTGCCTGTTCTTCTTGCTCTGGTGGGAAGTCTGACGGTCCTGATTGTCGGAGCTGTGGTGTTCGCGGTGTTGGTGAAGAGAGACATGAACTCGAAGAGGAAGATGCAGGGTCTGTCCTCAGCAGCCGATGTGGATGCAGAAGCCACGAGGGATTATCAG GAGTTGTGTCGAGCCCGCATGTCGGGCAAGTGGCCTGGGCAGCAGACCGCCGCCGCGCCCCCGCACCCCTCGGAGCCCCCTCAGAGGATCACCTCTCTGTCCCGCGAGCCCGATGCCAACTCGCCTTCCACACGATCCAGTACATCTTCATG GAGTGAAGAACCTGCGCTAACTAACATGGATATTTCTACTGGACACATGGTTTTg GCTTACATGGAAGACCACCTGCGCAACAAGGACCGTCTCGAGCAAGAATGGCGTGCGCTCTGCGCGTACGAAGCGGAGCCCTGCGCCACCACCGCAGCCCTGAAACAGGATAATACCGGAAAGAATCGCTACGCTGATGTGTTGCCCTACGACCACTCTAGAGTCTCTCTGAATACCCTGTCCAATCATCTCGGATCTGATTACATCAATGCTTCAACCATA ACGGACCACGACCCTCGTAACCCCGCGTACATCGCAGCCGCTGGGCCGCTGGCCCACACAGCCCCCGACTTCTGGCAGATGGTCTGGGAGCAGGGCAGTGTGGTCATGGTCATGCTGACCAGGCTTAACGAGAACGGGCAGCAGCTGTGCCATCGCTACTGGCCTGAGGAGGGCTCCGAACTCTATCACATCTACGAG GTTCACTTGGTGAGCGAGCATATCTGGTGCGACGACTACCTGGTGCGCTCCTTCTACCTCAAGAACCAACGCACCGGCGAGACCCGCACCGTCACGCAGTTCCACTTCCTCTCCTGGCCTGAGAACGGAGTACCGGCATCCACTAAGGCGCTGTTGGAATTCCGAAG GAAAGTGAATAAATCCTACAGAGGACGGTCCTGCCCAATCGTTGTCCATTGCAG TGATGGAGCAGGCCGAACTGGAACATATTGCCTAATTGACATGGTCCTAAATCGTATGGCTAAAGGCGCTAAGGAGATTGACATCGCAGCCACCCTGGAGCACATCAGAGACCAGCGACCGCGCACTGTCGCCACCAAACAACAGTTCGAATTTGTTCTAATGGCCGTGGCTGAGGAG GTTCATGCCATACTGAAAGCGTTGCCCGCACACCTACAACAACTCCAAGAGAAGAGGGACAAGGAGAAAGAgaaggaaaaagaaaaagagaaGGACGGCAACGACAAGGAGAAACCCAACAATTAA
- the IA-2 gene encoding receptor-type tyrosine-protein phosphatase N2 isoform X10, whose translation MCRLWRRQALWALALFSSLAPAHADGNIGCLFSASLCVEGVEWCYDDFAFGKCILIYDEEQEDGALYKYDMSTDQLQWFEDELQRLASRGYRWEHAYTQCELQAMLYALRQGLDRNEVNTKICEQFVDPKLTSDSVVDEDQNLEIEPDETAFVRFTPNSAKEDSDFANEVYSPPFTPDDDPTPYLIPKDLPITDDETPSDKLRDLLMMSDDSPVIVPFEGFRERIQAEKDLNNDDTGPSVLIDKQKKSLPDDNQISLDRNIYPEVDGLGVRFRKFKTKAPPYTAEYLMGNRFSPLDAEVRSNALEKYKQSFAEKNFPFEYEDSDIQEPRIYINEDGVDEIPFDTGSGEHDPYHIQAHGSPEAHKAEHDGGHDHNDYDYDPSYAYVLFKNSVDPGEVTFKVEKNSKGYDAVDVARRVDVIKEDLRRETGAQVLSTGVGDRKHFQSKRPVIRHMGASDNLFFGLELPVLLALVGSLTVLIVGAVVFAVLVKRDMNSKRKMQGLSSAADVDAEATRDYQELCRARMSGKWPGQQTAAAPPHPSEPPQRITSLSREPDANSPSTRSSTSSWSEEPALTNMDISTGHMVLAYMEDHLRNKDRLEQEWRALCAYEAEPCATTAALKQDNTGKNRYADVLPYDHSRVSLNTLSNHLGSDYINASTITDHDPRNPAYIAAAGPLAHTAPDFWQMVWEQGSVVMVMLTRLNENGQQLCHRYWPEEGSELYHIYEVHLVSEHIWCDDYLVRSFYLKNQRTGETRTVTQFHFLSWPENGVPASTKALLEFRRKVNKSYRGRSCPIVVHCSDGAGRTGTYCLIDMVLNRMAKGAKEIDIAATLEHIRDQRPRTVATKQQFEFVLMAVAEEVHAILKALPAHLQQLQEKRDKEKEKEKEKEKDGNDKEKPNN comes from the exons GTTGCTTATTCAGCGCATCCTTATGTGTAGAGGGCGTGGAATGGTGCTACGacg ATTTCGCTTTTGGGAAGTGTATTTTAATCTACGATGAAGAACAGGAGGATGGCGCCCTCTACAA ATACGACATGAGCACAGATCAACTGCAATGGTTTGAAGACGAGCTACAACGATTGGCTTCCCGTGGTTATCGCTGGGAGCATGCGTACACGCAGTGCGAGCTGCAAGCCATGCTTTACGCGCTGAGACAAGGGTT AGATCGGAATGAGGTGAATACTAAAATTTGTGAACAATTCGTTGATCCGAAACTTACTTCAGATTCCGTTGTAGACGAAGATCAAAACTTGGAG ATTGAACCAGATGAAACAGCATTTGTAAGATTCACTCCAAATTCAGCAAAAGAAGACTCTGATTTCGCCAATGAAGTTTATAGTCCACCTTTTACACCTGATGACGACCCTACGCCATATCTTATACCAAAAG ATTTACCCATCACTGACGACGAAACACCAAGTGATAAGTTACGTGATTTACTAATGATGAGTGACGATTCACCTGTAATTGTACCCTTTGAAGGGTTTAGAGAAAGAATTCAAGCTGAAAAGGATTTAAACAATGATGATACCGGTCCATCCGTATTGATtgacaaacagaaaaaatcaCTTCCTGATGATAATCAAATCTCTCTTGATCGTAATATCTATCCTGAAGTAGACGGTTTAGGCGTCCGTTTTCGTAAATTCAAGACCAAGGCACCCCCTTACACAGCTGAGTACCTAATGGGCAACCGATTTTCTCCACTGGATGCTGAAGTACGTTCAAATGCTTTAGAAAAGTATAAACAAAGTTTTGCGGAGAAAAATTTCCCGTTTGAATATGAAGACAGTGATATCCAAGAACCAaggatttatataaatgaagacGGTGTGGATGAGATACCTTTCGATACTGGCAGTGGAGAACATGATCCTTATCATATAcaag CACACGGATCGCCAGAAGCACATAAAGCGGAGCACGATGGAGGCCATGACCATAATGATTACGATTACGACCCTTCGTACGCGTACGTCCTTTTcaaaaatag TGTTGACCCAGGTGAAGTGACTTTCAAAGTGGAGAAGAATAGCAAAGGATACGACGCAGTAGATGTCGCTCGTCGAGTTG ATGTCATCAAAGAAGACTTGCGACGTGAGACAGGAGCACAGGTCCTGTCAACCGGCGTGGGAGATCGG AAACATTTTCAGAGCAAACGCCCCGTAATCCGCCACATGGGTGCATCCGACAATCTGTTCTTTGGCCTGGAACTGCCTGTTCTTCTTGCTCTGGTGGGAAGTCTGACGGTCCTGATTGTCGGAGCTGTGGTGTTCGCGGTGTTGGTGAAGAGAGACATGAACTCGAAGAGGAAGATGCAGGGTCTGTCCTCAGCAGCCGATGTGGATGCAGAAGCCACGAGGGATTATCAG GAGTTGTGTCGAGCCCGCATGTCGGGCAAGTGGCCTGGGCAGCAGACCGCCGCCGCGCCCCCGCACCCCTCGGAGCCCCCTCAGAGGATCACCTCTCTGTCCCGCGAGCCCGATGCCAACTCGCCTTCCACACGATCCAGTACATCTTCATG GAGTGAAGAACCTGCGCTAACTAACATGGATATTTCTACTGGACACATGGTTTTg GCTTACATGGAAGACCACCTGCGCAACAAGGACCGTCTCGAGCAAGAATGGCGTGCGCTCTGCGCGTACGAAGCGGAGCCCTGCGCCACCACCGCAGCCCTGAAACAGGATAATACCGGAAAGAATCGCTACGCTGATGTGTTGCCCTACGACCACTCTAGAGTCTCTCTGAATACCCTGTCCAATCATCTCGGATCTGATTACATCAATGCTTCAACCATA ACGGACCACGACCCTCGTAACCCCGCGTACATCGCAGCCGCTGGGCCGCTGGCCCACACAGCCCCCGACTTCTGGCAGATGGTCTGGGAGCAGGGCAGTGTGGTCATGGTCATGCTGACCAGGCTTAACGAGAACGGGCAGCAGCTGTGCCATCGCTACTGGCCTGAGGAGGGCTCCGAACTCTATCACATCTACGAG GTTCACTTGGTGAGCGAGCATATCTGGTGCGACGACTACCTGGTGCGCTCCTTCTACCTCAAGAACCAACGCACCGGCGAGACCCGCACCGTCACGCAGTTCCACTTCCTCTCCTGGCCTGAGAACGGAGTACCGGCATCCACTAAGGCGCTGTTGGAATTCCGAAG GAAAGTGAATAAATCCTACAGAGGACGGTCCTGCCCAATCGTTGTCCATTGCAG TGATGGAGCAGGCCGAACTGGAACATATTGCCTAATTGACATGGTCCTAAATCGTATGGCTAAAGGCGCTAAGGAGATTGACATCGCAGCCACCCTGGAGCACATCAGAGACCAGCGACCGCGCACTGTCGCCACCAAACAACAGTTCGAATTTGTTCTAATGGCCGTGGCTGAGGAG GTTCATGCCATACTGAAAGCGTTGCCCGCACACCTACAACAACTCCAAGAGAAGAGGGACAAGGAGAAAGAgaaggaaaaagaaaaagagaaGGACGGCAACGACAAGGAGAAACCCAACAATTAA